Genomic DNA from Nitratidesulfovibrio vulgaris str. Hildenborough:
GCGCAGCGTGGTGATGGAGGAACTCTTCCGTACCGTGCAGGCCCTTGCCCAGACCGAGACCCCCGTGCTCATCACGGGCGAGACGGGCACAGGCAAGGACGCCGTGGCCGAGACCATCCACAAGGCATCACCGCGCGGTCGCGAACCGTTCGTCAAGGCCAGCCTGTCATCCCTTCCCGATTTTCTGGTGGAGTCCGAACTGTTCGGCCACCGCAAGGGCGCGTTCCCCGGGGCCGAAGAGGACAAGCCCGGCCGTTTCAGGATGGCACAGGGCGGTACGTTGTGCCTGTCCGAGTTGGGCGACCTGCCCCCCGCCATGCAGGGACGGCTCGTGACGTTCCTCGACGAGGGACTGGTCTGGCCCGTGGGCGCCACAGACCCCGTCAGGTGCGACGTGCGCCTGCTCGTTGCCAGCAACCTCGACCTGGAGGCCATGGTCGCTTCCGGAAGGCTGCGCGAAGACCTCTACAGCAGACTGGCAGCCGTGCGCATCCACCTGCCCCCGCTACGCGAACGGGGCGAAGACCTCGAGTTCCTGCTCAGCCACTACCTTGCCCATTTCGCCGCCAGATTGCGCAAGACCATACACGGGTTCTCCGGCAAATCTCTGCGCGTGCTGCTTGCCTACGGCTTTCCGGGCAACGTGCGTGAGCTCAAGAACATCGTCGAGTACGCCGCGACCCTGTGTACGGGCGAGGTCGTCATGCCCTCGCACCTGCCGGCCTACCTCTTCCACACGCGTCCGGCAGCCGCACCCCCGCGTGCCATCGAACGCGACACCCCCAAGGGTGCCGCCGAAGACGAGGCATCAGCCCGCAGCAGCGTCGTCGACCTCGAACGCCGTCTCATCGTGGACGCACTGGCACGCGCCGGAAACCGCAAGGGCGAGGCCGCCCGCATCCTCGGCTGGGGCAGAAGCACCCTGTGGCGCAAGATGAAACAGTTCGGACTGGAGTGACCCATGCCCGCGACACTGCTCATCCCCCTCTACCGCGACGAGGTCGCACCACGCTTCGACCTCGCCGGTGAAGTGCTGCTCGTGACCCTCGACGCCGAAGGGACCGAGACGGAACGCTCCAGCGTCGTGCTTGCCCATGCCTCTTCCGAGGACATCTGCCGCATGGCACTGGAAGAGAAGGTCCGCACCGTCATATGCAGCGGCATTGACGAGGAATTCTGGCAGTACCTGCGCTGGAAGCGTATTGAGGTCATCGACAACGTCATCGGCCCGGTCGAGGAGGCGTTGCGACGTCATGCGGCCGGAATGCTCCGTTCAGGCGACATCCTCTTCCACAGGGAGGGGGCATGAAGAACCCGCTAGGCACCATGCTCTCGCGTCTGCGCTCGGTGTTCGACGTTCCGGATGAGATCGCGCCGGAACGCTACCGCATGCTGCGGCGCAAGATAACGCTGCTCATGACGGCGGTGTCGGTTCTGCCGCTGCTCATCCTCACCGCCGTAAGCTACCACCAGTACCAGAGCACCCTCACCCGCGAAATCGTCACCCCCGTGCGGGCGCTGGTGAACAAGACCCGCCACTCGTTCGAACTGTTCCTTGCCGAACGGTCGTCCACCGTGAGCCTTCTCGCCAAGACCTATTCCATGGCGGAACTTTCCGACGAGAAGAACCTCAACCGCATCTTCCTCGCGCTCAAGGGCGAGTTCCCCGGCTTCGTCGACCTCGGGGTCATCGACGGCAGGGGCGTGCAGGTGGGCTATGTCGGGCCGTACGACGTACGGGGGAAGAACTACTCCGAGGCGGACTGGTACAACCGCACCCGCGTGAAGGGTGTCTACATCAGCGACGTGTTCATGGGTTTCAGGCGCTTTCCGCACATCGCCATCGCCGTGCAGCGCATGAACCCCGACGGCAGTTCGTGGATGCTTCGCGCCACCATCGAGACCACGCAGTTCGACAGGCTCATCGCCTCCATGGGGCTCGACCCGGAGAGTGACGCCTTCCTCATCAACACCGCCGGAGTACTCCAGACCAACTCGCGCTTCTACGGCAATGTGCTCGACGTGATGCCCATGCCGGTGCCCCACCTGAGCTACGAGCCCTCGATCATCGACACGGAAGATCCCGAGGGCAGGCAGATTTTCCTCTCTTCAGCCTTTCTGCAGAATGCCGACTTCGCCATCGTGGCGGTCAAGCCCAAGACCGAGATCCTGCGCCCGTGGACATCGCTGCGCAGCGACCTTCTGATTTTCGTCGCCTTCAGTGTCGCCCTCATCATCTCAGCGGCCTTCGGCTTCACCGACATGCTCGTACGACGCATGCGCGACAGCGACGAACGGCGCATCGCCGCCTTCGTGCAGATAGAGCACACCCAGAAACTCTCCTCCATCGGCAGGCTGGCGGCGGGCGTCGCCCACGAAATCAACAACCCCCTCGCCATCATCAACGAAAAGGCGGGCCTTGCGGCAGACCTCATCGCGCTTTCGCAGGACTTTCCGCAGAAAGAACGCTTCTCGGCCATCGTCGAGGCCATCTCGCGTTCTGTCGACCGTTGCCGGTCCATCACGCACAGGCTTCTCGGCTTCTCGCGCCGCATGGACGCCACCTACGAGCAACTCGACGTCAACGGCATCCTCAAAGAGACCATGAGCTTCCTGGAACAGGAGGCCGTGCACCGTTCCATCACCATCGGCACCAGTCTCGACGCGGGGCTGCCACGCATCACCTCCGACAGGGGGCAGTTGCAGCAGGTCTTCCTCAACATCATCAACAACGCCTTCGCCGCAGTGCAGGACGGTGGTTCCGTGACGCTCACCACGTTCGCAGCGGACGGCGGCATGGTGGGCGTCTCGATACAGGACAACGGAAAGGGCATGTCTGAAGAAGTGCAGCGGCACATCTTCGAACCGTTCTTCACCACCAAGAAGACGGCGGGGACGGGCCTAGGCATGTTCATCACCTACGGCATCATCAAGCGACTGGGCGGAGAGATCGGCATCAACAGCAGGGAGGGCGTTGGCACCACCGTCACCGTCTACCTGCCGCAGGACGCGCCCGCACCGCAATCGCTGGAGAACTAGCCCATGCAGGATCTGAAGGTCTTACTCGTCGACGACGAAGAGGAGTTCGTCACCACCCTTTCCGAACGTCTGGCACTGCGGGGCCTTGCCACACGTGTGGCCATGGACGGCGAACAGGCGTTGCGCGAAGTGCAGAACGACCCTCCCCATGTGGTGGTGCTCGACCTCATGATGCCGGGCATCAAGGGTACCGAGACGCTACGCCGCATCAAGGCGATGCATCCGGGCGTGCAGGTCATCCTGCTCACCGGGCACGGCAGCACACGCGACGGTATCGAAGGCATGCGCCTCGGGGCCTTCGACTACCTCACCAAACCCCTGCGGCTTGAAGACCTGCTGGAGAAGCTGCGCGAGGCCGGAGCACTGGCCCGCACGGCCATGGGAGCCTGACATGCGCGAGAACGCCTGTGTGGGATGTCTCACCGCATCCGCATCGCACGAACTGCAGAACGCCCTCGCGGTCATCCGCGAATCTGCCGGCCTGATGCAAGACCTCATCGCCCTTGGCGGAGAGAACATCCCCCGGCGTGAGCGCATCGTCGAACTGCTCTCTCTCATCCAGCAGCAGGTGGCGCGCGGCGGCGAGTTGGCGGGGGGGCTCAACACCCTTGGTCACGCATGGGAAGAGGATGACGGCGACCTCGCCCGCATCCTCGAAGAGTTCGTCATCCTTGCCGGGCGCATGGGCAGGATGCGTTCCGTCACCGTGGGACTGGCACCGGGCGAAAGCGGCTTGCGCGCGCCGAGTGCGGGGCTTGCCTTGCGAGTGCTGCTGTTCGACCTTTTGCAGACCTGCCTTGAAGAGGCTCCCGGTTGCGCGCTCACCTTCGCCCCGGCAAGGCGCGACGGCATTCCCGGAATACATCTGCGAGTAGGACTGGCACGTTGCGACGCGACTACAGACGTACTGCGCCGACTCGACGCGCAACTTGCCCGTCTCGGAGCCCGTAAGGAGCCCGACAACGGGCACGGAACGCCCGCAAGGGACGAACCGGACGGAGTGTTGTACTATTTCACGGCCTGTCCCTCTGCAACAGGGCACAGGGCATAGCGGTTTTTGCTTCCGTGCGACGCCGGTTTCATATATGATACGTACATGACTGCTCATCTGAAACAATTGAAACATACCGTGACAGTACATTGCCACATATGTTTCGGAGGAGATCAGAAATGAAACGTATCCGCGAAGCACTGGAACGCAGTTTTGCCGGGGCGGCCTTCGCCGAAGCCGGTGCCCACGACGAGGCCCTTGCCATGGCAGGTATCACCCCGCTGGTGGGATGTGCCACAAGCGTGGAGGACATGTTCGCAGCCGTCGCTTTCGCCGAAGCCGGTTGCCGTGAAGAAGCCCTTGAGGTTCTCGGTTGTGTGAGGCCCGTACGCCGGGTCATCCATTCCGACTTCCTCAGCAGCGTGGGACTTGGCGAAGTGCCCGTGTGGTACGGCCTTGCCCCGGCCATGACGAATTAGGCAACGCGAAGCGCCGCAAGGTCTTCCGTCGCGCTGCCTGCACGACGCCACGCCGCAGAGATGCGTGGCACAACGCCGCGCCCCCGCACACAGGAGGCAGGGGCGCGCGGAAGACCGCATACGATCACCACGCCGGGCGACCGGCCCGGCGACGGCGCAACCGCTTGCCGATAACCGAATGAGCCAAGGAGAGCAGTCATGAAGGGTATCAAGGTCATGCTCGTGGACGACGAGGAAAGCTTCGTCCGTACACTTGCCGAACGTATGCAGATGCGCGACGCGGGTACCAAGGTCGCCCTCACCGGCGAAGAGGCACTGCAACTCGTCTCCACCGGCGAAGTGCCCGACGTCATGGTGCTCGACCTGCGCATGCCCGGCGTGGACGGCATGGAAGTG
This window encodes:
- a CDS encoding response regulator; translation: MQDLKVLLVDDEEEFVTTLSERLALRGLATRVAMDGEQALREVQNDPPHVVVLDLMMPGIKGTETLRRIKAMHPGVQVILLTGHGSTRDGIEGMRLGAFDYLTKPLRLEDLLEKLREAGALARTAMGA
- a CDS encoding NifB/NifX family molybdenum-iron cluster-binding protein, giving the protein MPATLLIPLYRDEVAPRFDLAGEVLLVTLDAEGTETERSSVVLAHASSEDICRMALEEKVRTVICSGIDEEFWQYLRWKRIEVIDNVIGPVEEALRRHAAGMLRSGDILFHREGA
- a CDS encoding sensor histidine kinase; protein product: MRENACVGCLTASASHELQNALAVIRESAGLMQDLIALGGENIPRRERIVELLSLIQQQVARGGELAGGLNTLGHAWEEDDGDLARILEEFVILAGRMGRMRSVTVGLAPGESGLRAPSAGLALRVLLFDLLQTCLEEAPGCALTFAPARRDGIPGIHLRVGLARCDATTDVLRRLDAQLARLGARKEPDNGHGTPARDEPDGVLYYFTACPSATGHRA
- a CDS encoding ATP-binding protein, which codes for MKNPLGTMLSRLRSVFDVPDEIAPERYRMLRRKITLLMTAVSVLPLLILTAVSYHQYQSTLTREIVTPVRALVNKTRHSFELFLAERSSTVSLLAKTYSMAELSDEKNLNRIFLALKGEFPGFVDLGVIDGRGVQVGYVGPYDVRGKNYSEADWYNRTRVKGVYISDVFMGFRRFPHIAIAVQRMNPDGSSWMLRATIETTQFDRLIASMGLDPESDAFLINTAGVLQTNSRFYGNVLDVMPMPVPHLSYEPSIIDTEDPEGRQIFLSSAFLQNADFAIVAVKPKTEILRPWTSLRSDLLIFVAFSVALIISAAFGFTDMLVRRMRDSDERRIAAFVQIEHTQKLSSIGRLAAGVAHEINNPLAIINEKAGLAADLIALSQDFPQKERFSAIVEAISRSVDRCRSITHRLLGFSRRMDATYEQLDVNGILKETMSFLEQEAVHRSITIGTSLDAGLPRITSDRGQLQQVFLNIINNAFAAVQDGGSVTLTTFAADGGMVGVSIQDNGKGMSEEVQRHIFEPFFTTKKTAGTGLGMFITYGIIKRLGGEIGINSREGVGTTVTVYLPQDAPAPQSLEN
- a CDS encoding sigma-54 interaction domain-containing protein codes for the protein MKQASLPAGARIAGLVGRELALGPVFDAIPTGLAVLDADLRICLMNRALETMTGFTTAEVAGIPCRHVLRASVCLHRCPTRTAVCDATGGNAPCHAQEGDLLNRHRRRIPVRLTLAPLHDAQGQLCGWLHTAEDLSLVRELEERCSKGQASGPLVGRSVVMEELFRTVQALAQTETPVLITGETGTGKDAVAETIHKASPRGREPFVKASLSSLPDFLVESELFGHRKGAFPGAEEDKPGRFRMAQGGTLCLSELGDLPPAMQGRLVTFLDEGLVWPVGATDPVRCDVRLLVASNLDLEAMVASGRLREDLYSRLAAVRIHLPPLRERGEDLEFLLSHYLAHFAARLRKTIHGFSGKSLRVLLAYGFPGNVRELKNIVEYAATLCTGEVVMPSHLPAYLFHTRPAAAPPRAIERDTPKGAAEDEASARSSVVDLERRLIVDALARAGNRKGEAARILGWGRSTLWRKMKQFGLE